ttacCTCCAAGAGCTTCCCACCttactcttggggagactcgaactcgcAACcttttggttggaagtggaggttgcttaccatcataGCAACCTCTTTATGTCAGTATTTTGAAAATTGTTTTACCAAAAAATAAAGGTGATACTAGCTTGAAGTAATGACAATGTTTCACCAAAAAATATAGATGTACAATATCCAAAGTTTCATTCACTTATTAACTAAAATGTTGCACTTTTCTCGATTATCGCTTCTGCTTCCAACATAAACAAGTATAGCAGGCATTCTCAAAAGTAGAATTATTAATCTGAAGGCCTAGATATGACGTATATTATACTCACTCTATCCCAGTTTATAACACTCCTTGAATTTTGATGCGCCAAAAATATTTGCAATTATATACCTAATAATAATATCATTTAATACTACTTTCACAAAATTCgaaggtctatcggaaacagcatctataccttcacaaggtaggggtaaggctacgtacacactaccctccccagacaccACTTGTGGAATTACACTAGGTTTGTTGTTGTAGTACTAATTTCACAAAACAAAAATGTGAATCCATTTAATTGTCAAAATTAAAGATCATATTCTCTCTATCAGAGTCACTCTCAACAAAAATTAAATAGGAGTAATTTTTGAACCACTATTAATGTAACACAAAATCCAATTTAACTTAGACTCCCTATGCCTAGTTTCATGACATGGGGATGGAGGAGGTATACTATACAATGCAGACTATGCAGTACTAACCATCTACTCCTAAAAAATATGAGAATTAAGTTTTTGTTAAATAATATGAGAACCAATATGCAAAATAAGACCGCCACCAGAAAACATCAATAGTAAACTAAAAAGGCCAGATGAAAAAAGTGAGCCACATCAGGAAAAGTTAGCCTCTAAAGCTCCAGCTTTTACCTCAAGCGTTTTTAATTGTTCCTGATATTGAGCGATCAGCTGCTTCAATTGCTGCACTTCCTGATTTCTATCATCATACTCCTTTTGCCGTTCATGCTGGATGGAAACAGCACGTTTGAGAATGGTATTTTCTCTAAGAAGCATCTCAATTTGCTCCTTCAACATCATATTTTCCTGAAAAAGAAGTAACATGGTCAgattaatatacaataataactgggttcacacttatatatttattgatatttaatgaatttttttagaaaaaatacaGGGTCTAtgcaaaagttactgggttcccgGGAATCCAGTAACTATACTCTACATCCGCCACTGAACATGGTCAACATAAAGAATTGTAGGTAAATGCCAGTGAATTAGAAGGACAACATGGTAAATTACCAAACATGAGTAGCACTGTTGTACTCAGACCCACGAAGCACTACAGTACCACAATAAAGGAAAagacatacaacaacaacaacaacaataacatacccagtattatcccacactgtggggtttggggagggtagtgtgtacacagaccttacccctaccttgtgaggatagggAGGacgtttccaatagaccctcagctcaagaatAAAGCAAAAGACATAGTACCTTAAATTGAAGCAGCATAGGCATAATCAGTATATCTTTTTGTTGAAAGCTTAGTAAATATAGCAGAAAAGAGAAGTATGTGGAAGTCCAATTTCTTCTCCTACAATGACATCAAAAAATTATTCTAGCTCAAACCTACAGATCTAATGGTCACACAAATCCAATATCAACCTTGTGAACACTTTGAGCTGCTCCTGCACCGGCATGTGCACTGATTGATTGCTCTAGGCTCTCCAACACTCTTGTGGCACGAGCCCTAGCATCATCTATGCTTGTAGCACTCATCATTTCCCGGACCAACAACTCCACCCATTCTGCACCATCAGCTGGAAGATTATTCTGGAGAGAAGGACCTTCAGATCGGACATCTGGGCCATTAGCTGGTTTTTCTCCTGCAAAGAGACTTGATTGGTAAGGTTTATAATTCAAGAGAAACAGCATGGTATATCAATAAGGACCAAAAAGTGGTGGAGAAACACAGCAGTTTTATACAAATAGATAAACATCAGAGGGCTACTTATCTAAAACACCTGAGAGCTCGCATAATAAGTTTCATACAACTCCATAGAAACATATATAGGTATAGACATGCAGTTAGACGGATTAAAAAACACTTACTTTCTCATTTTTGTTTACTGCTACATTCTTTCTCATGTATTGGAGTGAAAAGGCTTGAGTACAGCTGAACAGATATAGCCAGCCCCAACTAGTTTCGGTTTGAGACTCCAtctattgatttgtttttgaCAAGGCTAGAAGCTTCTCATAGAAGTTACCTCTCAGTGACCATAAAGAACAACAAAATCCAATATCCAATATCCAACATCCATATGAGACAGCAGCAAAGCACCATTTTAGAAATATTAATGTTATCCGACAAAATTATTTATCAACAAATATTGGATGATCCAACCATATAATTTTTGCTGATCGCATAGATTTGTACTCTCCCCAACAATCATACAACAACATAAAATTAACGAAGCAATCAACAACATTCTCATACATATATCTTGTTCCAACGTCAGAAATGGGATAGCAATGTATAATGTAAGGAATAATAAATATGAGCAAGAACTAAAACTCTGAAGCATCAAAGTAGGGGAAAATTGTTTTATAAGTACCATTATCCATCTCTCCATCAGTAACTGATTTCCCATTGGCATACACAAGGTGAAGCTCATGTAGCCTCTTAATAGCTGCATCCAAGTCATTGCCACACTCTTCAAGAGCTTTCTCAATAAGCTGAACAGTAAATATAAAAGATTCAGAACATCAGAACTTCTATCAGAAAACAAAACAGCAAAACAGAATAAATAATCAATTGGGTCACAGTACCTAGTATAATCATAGTCAATACTCAATCGCATCTTCACCACTGTTTGTAGTTAAAATGTTTACCATTATTTGTAGCAAACATAACGAAAGTAATTACTATAAGCCTTTGAAGATTCAAAACATTTCTCATTTATCCGAAATGAAGGTTAAGATTGCGGTTCAAGCGTCAAATAGAAAAATGAATATGGAATTGATAACTGAAAATGAACAAATACTAACAAAATCTAaagattaaaaaataaaaaggggaacCTGACTGTCCATATTAGGAAACAAAGCTCTCAGCTGATCCATGAACGTGGACGGCGGCGGCGAAGCGGAGAAT
This sequence is a window from Nicotiana sylvestris chromosome 3, ASM39365v2, whole genome shotgun sequence. Protein-coding genes within it:
- the LOC104231832 gene encoding uncharacterized protein, translated to MSAIVCGKRSFFDDLQSPSPTSASPPVSKKLRCSSSTSPVRFSASPPPSTFMDQLRALFPNMDSQLIEKALEECGNDLDAAIKRLHELHLVYANGKSVTDGEMDNGEKPANGPDVRSEGPSLQNNLPADGAEWVELLVREMMSATSIDDARARATRVLESLEQSISAHAGAGAAQSVHKENMMLKEQIEMLLRENTILKRAVSIQHERQKEYDDRNQEVQQLKQLIAQYQEQLKTLEVNNYALKMHLRQAQQSNSIPGRFHPDIF